In the genome of Myxococcus stipitatus, one region contains:
- the holA gene encoding DNA polymerase III subunit delta encodes MSSELDDVLAGVKAGKVAPLYLLWGEEFLVRKGADELVKALVPDAAVGLNLVPLDAGSPREVAQELATMPLFPGRKVVLVRDPEFLAPKKGRGDPLAKAREAWKANKRKEGARRLLALAARAGWGVDQLDPSASGAPSVEQWKEELNVDLAEADVAFLKEVAAFCKEERIHAPEGDATVLLDLIQKGVPAGHALVMAASEVDAKNPLVKLAQDKGHVVERKVAARHKDLDLTDIAKEFLAPFKKKLGPGALEELKERVGGNIRLLQSELEKLATYSEGPAIERSDVVMLVHHAREEEFFELSEALQKRDFRGALSYAEDAMGQGTHALQLLGAVASIVRTLLESHEWLMRYAGGTPPRTAKDVEARVFPRLEAELKGTKRKMPNAWALTFSMKAAAGYERRELLGSLVACAEADLALKSSGNGRLIIERLLATVCTGA; translated from the coding sequence ATGAGCTCGGAGCTCGATGACGTCCTGGCGGGAGTGAAGGCCGGGAAGGTCGCGCCGCTGTATCTCCTGTGGGGCGAGGAGTTCCTGGTCCGCAAGGGCGCCGACGAGCTGGTCAAGGCGCTGGTGCCCGACGCGGCGGTGGGGCTCAACCTCGTCCCGCTGGACGCGGGCAGCCCGCGCGAGGTGGCGCAGGAGCTGGCCACGATGCCCCTGTTCCCGGGGCGCAAGGTCGTCCTCGTGAGGGACCCGGAGTTCCTCGCGCCGAAGAAGGGCCGGGGAGATCCACTGGCCAAGGCCCGCGAGGCGTGGAAGGCCAACAAGCGCAAGGAGGGCGCGCGGCGGTTGCTGGCGCTCGCGGCGCGCGCGGGCTGGGGCGTGGACCAGTTGGACCCGTCCGCTTCGGGGGCTCCGTCGGTGGAGCAGTGGAAGGAGGAGCTGAACGTCGACCTCGCGGAGGCGGACGTGGCGTTCCTCAAGGAGGTTGCGGCCTTCTGCAAGGAGGAGCGCATCCACGCGCCGGAGGGCGATGCCACGGTGCTGCTGGACCTCATCCAGAAGGGTGTCCCGGCGGGGCACGCGCTGGTGATGGCCGCGTCCGAGGTGGATGCGAAGAATCCCCTGGTGAAGCTCGCGCAGGACAAGGGCCACGTCGTCGAGCGCAAGGTGGCCGCGCGCCACAAGGACCTGGACCTCACCGACATCGCGAAGGAGTTCCTGGCGCCCTTCAAGAAGAAGCTGGGGCCCGGCGCGCTGGAGGAGCTCAAGGAGCGCGTGGGCGGCAACATCCGCCTGCTGCAGTCGGAGCTGGAGAAGCTCGCCACGTACTCGGAGGGCCCCGCCATCGAGCGCTCCGACGTGGTCATGCTGGTGCACCACGCGCGCGAGGAGGAGTTCTTCGAGCTGTCGGAGGCGCTCCAGAAGCGCGACTTCCGAGGCGCCCTGTCCTACGCCGAGGATGCGATGGGGCAGGGGACGCACGCGCTGCAGCTTCTGGGCGCGGTGGCCTCCATCGTCCGCACGCTGCTGGAGAGCCACGAGTGGCTGATGCGCTACGCGGGAGGCACACCGCCGCGCACCGCGAAGGACGTGGAGGCGCGCGTGTTCCCCCGGCTGGAGGCCGAGCTGAAGGGCACCAAGCGCAAGATGCCCAACGCCTGGGCGCTCACGTTCAGCATGAAGGCCGCGGCGGGGTACGAGCGCCGGGAGCTCCTGGGCTCGCTGGTGGCGTGCGCGGAGGCGGACCTGGCGCTGAAGTCGTCGGGCAACGGACGGCTCATCATCGAGCGGCTCCTGGCCACCGTCTGCACCGGCGCCTGA
- a CDS encoding HEAT repeat domain-containing protein gives MTDWRAERDRALLTLEREKRPAFRAEAAEQLHHLAAEAPARAADFMDVLPRLLGDAQPEVKRSGVALATVVLPLEEMTTLLIARLRDEESLVRLEATGRLADLARPELRGALAGMLEDSVPEVRFEAARGIAALKHPAGLEVLIEALDADLLRFRALGALAELEDPRALPAVKRLFGRWLLPAFDRTQAAGVLAKLGDAEGVAHLLQRSRKKWSQDRALAVELLGEVKAPGALERLKVILDDVKDSARGAAARGLGRLGDAKALPWLVALLQDTSAQEEDRLDAADGLWRLGGPESREHVRAAVSTFTSPEARQELEELFQEDT, from the coding sequence GTGACGGATTGGCGTGCGGAGCGGGACCGGGCCTTGCTGACGCTGGAGCGCGAGAAGCGTCCCGCGTTCCGAGCGGAGGCGGCCGAGCAGCTTCATCACCTCGCGGCGGAGGCCCCCGCGCGAGCCGCGGACTTCATGGACGTGCTGCCGCGCCTGCTCGGGGATGCGCAGCCGGAGGTGAAGCGCTCCGGTGTCGCGCTGGCCACGGTGGTGCTGCCTCTCGAGGAGATGACGACGCTCCTCATCGCCCGGCTGCGGGACGAGGAGTCCCTGGTGCGCCTGGAGGCGACGGGCCGGCTGGCGGACCTGGCTCGGCCCGAGCTGCGTGGAGCCCTGGCGGGAATGCTGGAGGACTCCGTCCCGGAGGTGCGCTTCGAGGCCGCGCGAGGCATCGCCGCCCTCAAGCACCCCGCGGGGCTCGAGGTGCTCATCGAGGCGCTCGACGCGGACCTGCTGCGCTTCCGCGCCCTGGGGGCCTTGGCTGAGCTCGAGGACCCTCGCGCGCTCCCCGCCGTGAAGCGCCTGTTCGGCCGCTGGCTGTTGCCCGCCTTCGACAGGACCCAGGCCGCGGGGGTGCTCGCGAAGCTGGGCGACGCGGAGGGCGTCGCGCACCTGCTCCAGCGCTCGCGCAAGAAGTGGAGCCAGGACCGGGCCCTCGCCGTGGAGCTGCTCGGTGAGGTGAAGGCCCCGGGTGCGCTGGAACGCTTGAAGGTCATCCTCGACGACGTGAAGGACTCCGCCCGTGGCGCCGCCGCGCGGGGGCTGGGACGTCTGGGAGACGCGAAGGCGCTGCCCTGGCTGGTCGCACTCCTCCAGGACACGAGTGCCCAGGAGGAAGACCGGCTGGACGCGGCCGATGGGCTGTGGCGGCTGGGGGGACCCGAGAGCCGCGAGCACGTGCGCGCGGCGGTGAGCACCTTCACCTCGCCAGAGGCGCGCCAGGAACTGGAAGAGCTGTTTCAGGAGGACACATGA
- a CDS encoding HD domain-containing phosphohydrolase: MAKKLGERLIEAGLVNAGAVEQALEHQKITGHKLGDCLVELGLLQEAALLRFLAAEFQTRFVSADKLAKAKIATEVLDRLPVRLAEAQNVLPLAVDPDRKLLSVVAAEPQNKALMDEIALVTGMSEVYAYVGLRGAIAAAIRKHYYGDPTAFTALLEAASAQSSPAESTSRTGAAEHNRTSTGHRASLSFRMETDARMRMQRAGGGTQVGGKPSSTQRREPGGPRGLVSDIDYVETLGILVGLLEQDRQRHRGHSAQLARQAGIVGQRMGMPHKELAALSIAAYLHDLGKPSERHFSLASNAVNPEWKAQARAACRAPTKMFETVHLPTQVNTILAQLYEAWDGSGTPQGAKGEDITLGARILAAVDSFLELTKNPGNALGKALTKDQALEHLRTNSGVLYDPVVADIVIQLQSGELLRHRLECEGRQVLVVEPDETARGELLEAVLKQGLVAHALSTQEGAQDGLARQDCDVLVVSLRLGQQEVLDLLQQARSTPETAGLPIAVVGEPDAPTRERLLMGGATELLPPGDKSLVAKAVRALLEDRVLHNGPGRVVRGSFDELPPRELLRTLGGGKKSGKLQLRQHTLEGSLHLEGGRVVFASFGGHTGEPALQALLKLKQADFQYDPDALLLDVPQMDQDLQALAGGLTAA; the protein is encoded by the coding sequence ATGGCGAAGAAGCTGGGTGAGCGCCTCATCGAGGCGGGGCTCGTCAACGCCGGGGCCGTGGAGCAGGCCCTGGAGCACCAGAAGATCACCGGCCACAAGCTGGGGGATTGTCTGGTGGAGCTGGGGCTCCTTCAGGAAGCGGCGTTGCTGCGCTTCCTGGCCGCGGAGTTCCAGACGCGCTTCGTGAGCGCGGACAAGCTGGCCAAGGCGAAGATCGCCACCGAGGTGCTCGACCGGCTTCCGGTGCGTCTGGCCGAGGCGCAGAACGTGCTGCCCCTGGCGGTGGACCCGGACCGCAAGCTGCTGTCCGTCGTCGCCGCCGAGCCGCAGAACAAGGCGCTGATGGACGAGATTGCCCTCGTCACGGGCATGTCGGAGGTCTACGCGTACGTGGGCCTGCGCGGCGCCATCGCCGCGGCCATCCGCAAGCACTACTACGGTGACCCCACCGCCTTCACCGCCCTGCTGGAGGCGGCGAGCGCCCAGTCGAGCCCCGCCGAGTCCACCTCGCGCACGGGCGCGGCCGAGCACAACCGCACCTCCACGGGCCACCGCGCCAGCCTCTCCTTCCGGATGGAGACGGATGCCCGCATGCGCATGCAGCGCGCGGGCGGCGGGACACAGGTGGGCGGCAAGCCGTCGTCGACGCAGCGGCGCGAGCCCGGTGGGCCCCGCGGGCTGGTCAGCGACATCGACTACGTGGAGACCCTGGGCATCCTCGTGGGCCTGCTGGAGCAGGACCGCCAGCGCCACCGGGGACACTCCGCGCAGCTCGCGCGGCAGGCGGGCATCGTGGGCCAGCGCATGGGCATGCCCCACAAGGAGCTGGCCGCGCTGTCCATCGCCGCGTACCTGCACGACCTGGGCAAGCCCTCCGAGCGGCACTTCTCGCTCGCGAGCAACGCCGTCAATCCCGAGTGGAAGGCGCAGGCCCGCGCGGCCTGTCGCGCGCCCACGAAGATGTTCGAGACGGTGCACCTGCCCACGCAGGTCAACACCATCCTCGCGCAGCTCTATGAAGCCTGGGATGGCTCTGGCACCCCGCAGGGCGCCAAGGGCGAGGACATCACACTGGGGGCCCGCATCCTCGCGGCGGTGGACAGCTTCCTGGAGCTGACCAAGAACCCGGGCAACGCGCTGGGCAAGGCGCTGACGAAGGACCAGGCCCTGGAGCACCTTCGAACGAACTCGGGCGTGCTGTACGACCCGGTCGTCGCCGACATCGTCATCCAACTGCAGAGCGGCGAGTTGCTCCGTCACCGACTCGAGTGCGAGGGCCGGCAAGTCCTCGTCGTCGAGCCGGACGAGACGGCGCGCGGCGAGCTGCTGGAGGCGGTGCTGAAGCAGGGCCTCGTGGCCCATGCGCTCTCCACGCAGGAAGGCGCGCAGGACGGACTGGCGCGGCAGGACTGCGACGTGCTGGTGGTGAGCCTGCGGCTGGGACAGCAGGAGGTGCTGGACCTGCTGCAGCAGGCGCGCTCCACGCCGGAGACCGCGGGCCTGCCCATCGCCGTGGTGGGCGAGCCGGATGCACCCACGCGCGAGCGGCTGTTGATGGGCGGCGCGACGGAGCTGCTGCCTCCCGGAGACAAGTCCCTGGTGGCCAAGGCGGTGCGTGCGCTCCTGGAGGACCGGGTGCTGCACAACGGGCCGGGCCGCGTGGTGCGTGGCAGCTTCGACGAGCTTCCCCCGCGCGAGCTGCTGCGCACGCTGGGCGGAGGCAAGAAGAGCGGCAAGCTCCAGCTTCGTCAGCACACGCTGGAGGGCTCGCTCCACCTCGAGGGGGGCCGCGTCGTCTTCGCGTCCTTCGGTGGACACACCGGAGAGCCGGCGCTCCAGGCGCTGCTGAAGCTGAAGCAGGCCGACTTCCAGTACGACCCGGATGCGCTGCTGCTGGACGTGCCGCAGATGGACCAGGACCTCCAGGCCCTGGCCGGCGGCCTCACCGCAGCGTGA
- a CDS encoding TatD family hydrolase, translating to MRLVDAHCHLEVKDFADVAPVLERARAAGLVHAIVVGQFHGPGQWGNALELAALHPEFLSPTLGIHPHEAARATDEDLAMLDSTCARPEVRAVGEAGLDYYYDHSPREAQARIFRHQCELAVKLGKPLVVHVRDAHEDCDAILGEAKVSRGVIHCFTGDTEAARRYLDRGFFLSLSGVITYKKTEALQDAVRFAPLDRLMVETDSPYLAPVPHRGRKNEPSHVVETAKKLAELKGVTLETVTEVTTANASALFNLTLR from the coding sequence ATGAGACTGGTGGATGCGCACTGCCACCTGGAAGTGAAGGACTTCGCGGACGTGGCCCCGGTGCTGGAGCGGGCTCGGGCCGCGGGGCTTGTCCACGCCATCGTCGTGGGGCAGTTCCACGGCCCGGGGCAGTGGGGCAACGCGCTGGAGCTGGCCGCGCTCCATCCCGAGTTCCTGTCACCCACGCTCGGCATCCATCCGCACGAGGCCGCGCGAGCCACCGACGAGGACCTCGCCATGCTCGACAGCACCTGCGCGCGCCCCGAGGTTCGCGCCGTGGGCGAGGCGGGCCTCGACTACTACTACGACCACTCGCCGAGGGAGGCGCAGGCTCGCATCTTCCGGCACCAGTGCGAGCTCGCGGTGAAGCTGGGCAAGCCGCTCGTCGTGCACGTGCGGGACGCGCACGAGGACTGCGACGCGATTCTCGGCGAGGCGAAGGTCTCCCGAGGCGTCATCCACTGCTTCACGGGCGACACGGAGGCCGCGCGGCGCTACCTGGACCGGGGCTTCTTCCTCTCGCTCTCCGGCGTCATCACCTACAAGAAGACGGAGGCACTCCAGGACGCGGTGCGCTTCGCGCCGCTGGACCGGCTGATGGTGGAGACGGACAGCCCCTACCTCGCGCCCGTGCCGCACCGAGGGCGGAAGAACGAGCCCTCGCATGTCGTGGAGACGGCGAAGAAGCTCGCGGAGCTCAAGGGCGTGACGTTGGAGACGGTGACGGAGGTCACCACCGCCAACGCCTCGGCCCTCTTCAACCTCACGCTGCGGTGA
- the metG gene encoding methionine--tRNA ligase: MAERTLVTSALPYANGPIHLGHAVEYIQTDIYVRFLRSCGKDVVYFCADDTHGTPIELNAAKQGLKPEEFIARFQDEHQKDFHDLDVRFDYFHSTNSPENRHYAELIYGKLKEQGDIERRDIEQTYCEKDRRFLPDRFIKGTCPNCKATDQYGDACEKCGKAYSPTDLIEPRCALCGTPPVRKSSEHLFFKLSRHADFLQAQLKKPGFLHPGLAAQLQGFFEKGLADWDISRDGPYFGFAIPGETDKYFYVWLDAPIGYIATTEKWAKETGKAKSALDYWAKDSGARIVHFIGKDIVYFHALFWPAVLEVAGLHVPNEVKVHGHLTLNGEKMSKTRGNFVSARDYLKQLDPSYLRYFYAANLGSGVEDLDLNLKDFRLRVNGELVNNVGNLANRALSLLAGPLGGTLAPGRADGAGRALVESVLARVPEVREAFEKLEYRNAIRVITDIASAANAFVQAQAPWALVKKDAEAARADLSDAADVVYLLGALLAPVTPRLSEKLFAQLGGQPLTFQALEGAKYPLLDRSRPIGTPEPLLPRLEEDRVNAILEASASAAAPAAEVKKADGGAKEKKAEKKPAEAAPAAASAPAAPATSGEIEYADFAKVVLKSGKVLAAEKVPKADKLLKLSVDVGEATGPRTIVSGIAEAFAPESLVGRNVVVVANLKPRSLKGIESRGMLLTAGPGGKDLSLLDPGNVPPGSDVK; this comes from the coding sequence ATGGCGGAGAGAACCCTCGTCACCAGTGCGCTTCCGTACGCGAACGGCCCCATTCACCTTGGCCACGCCGTCGAGTACATCCAGACCGATATCTACGTCCGTTTCCTCCGCTCGTGCGGCAAGGACGTCGTCTACTTCTGCGCGGACGACACACACGGCACGCCCATCGAGCTCAACGCGGCGAAGCAGGGACTCAAGCCCGAAGAGTTCATCGCCCGCTTCCAGGACGAGCATCAGAAGGACTTCCACGACCTGGATGTCCGCTTCGACTACTTCCACTCCACCAACTCGCCGGAGAACCGCCACTACGCGGAGCTCATCTACGGGAAGTTGAAGGAGCAGGGCGACATCGAGCGTCGCGACATCGAGCAGACCTACTGCGAGAAGGACCGCCGGTTCCTGCCCGACCGGTTCATCAAGGGCACCTGCCCCAACTGCAAGGCGACGGACCAGTACGGCGACGCCTGTGAGAAGTGTGGCAAGGCCTACAGCCCCACGGACCTCATCGAGCCGCGCTGCGCGCTCTGTGGAACGCCGCCGGTGCGCAAGTCGTCCGAGCACCTGTTCTTCAAGCTCTCGCGCCACGCGGACTTCCTGCAGGCGCAGCTGAAGAAGCCCGGCTTCCTCCACCCGGGCCTGGCCGCCCAGCTCCAGGGCTTCTTCGAGAAGGGCCTGGCGGACTGGGACATCAGCCGTGATGGCCCCTACTTCGGCTTCGCCATCCCGGGCGAGACGGACAAGTACTTCTACGTCTGGCTGGACGCGCCCATCGGCTACATCGCCACGACGGAGAAGTGGGCGAAGGAGACGGGCAAGGCGAAGAGCGCGCTGGACTACTGGGCCAAGGACAGCGGCGCGCGCATCGTCCACTTCATCGGCAAGGACATCGTCTACTTCCACGCCTTGTTCTGGCCCGCGGTGCTCGAGGTCGCCGGGCTCCACGTCCCCAACGAGGTCAAGGTCCACGGCCACCTCACGCTCAACGGCGAGAAGATGTCGAAGACGCGCGGCAACTTCGTGTCGGCGCGCGACTACCTCAAGCAGCTGGACCCCAGCTACCTGCGCTACTTCTACGCGGCCAACCTGGGCTCGGGCGTGGAGGACCTGGACCTCAACCTCAAGGACTTCCGTCTGCGGGTGAATGGGGAGCTGGTCAACAACGTGGGCAACCTGGCCAACCGCGCCCTGTCGCTGCTGGCCGGGCCGCTGGGCGGGACGCTGGCGCCGGGCCGCGCGGACGGGGCGGGGCGCGCGCTGGTGGAGTCCGTGCTCGCGCGAGTCCCCGAGGTTCGCGAGGCCTTCGAGAAGCTGGAGTACCGCAACGCCATCCGCGTCATCACGGACATCGCGTCCGCGGCGAATGCCTTCGTGCAGGCGCAGGCGCCCTGGGCGCTGGTGAAGAAGGACGCGGAGGCGGCCCGTGCCGACCTGTCCGACGCGGCCGACGTGGTGTACCTGCTGGGCGCGCTGCTTGCGCCGGTGACGCCTCGGTTGTCGGAGAAGCTGTTCGCGCAGCTGGGCGGGCAGCCGCTGACGTTCCAGGCGCTGGAGGGGGCGAAGTACCCGCTGCTGGATCGCAGCCGTCCCATCGGTACGCCGGAGCCGCTGCTGCCGCGACTGGAAGAGGACCGCGTCAACGCCATCCTGGAGGCGTCCGCGAGCGCGGCCGCGCCCGCCGCCGAGGTGAAGAAGGCGGACGGTGGGGCGAAGGAGAAGAAGGCCGAGAAGAAGCCCGCCGAGGCCGCTCCGGCCGCGGCGTCTGCTCCGGCCGCTCCGGCCACGTCGGGCGAGATTGAGTACGCGGACTTCGCCAAGGTGGTGCTCAAGTCGGGCAAGGTGCTGGCGGCGGAGAAGGTTCCGAAGGCGGACAAGCTGCTCAAGCTCTCGGTCGACGTGGGCGAGGCGACGGGGCCGCGGACCATCGTCTCCGGCATCGCGGAGGCGTTCGCACCTGAGTCGCTCGTGGGGCGCAACGTCGTCGTCGTCGCGAATCTGAAGCCCCGCAGCCTCAAGGGCATCGAGTCGCGGGGCATGCTCCTGACGGCGGGGCCGGGTGGCAAGGACCTGTCCTTGCTGGACCCTGGCAACGTGCCGCCGGGCAGCGATGTGAAGTGA
- a CDS encoding NRDE family protein, translating to MCTLVILRQVHPEWPLVLAANRDEFFARPATGPQVLLESPRAVGGRDVERGGTWMGVTNEGLFVGLTNQRGGRIQGSAPRSRGEVVLKALQAGGVEAIERYLDTLSGEDFLPFNLLYGDARTLRVAYARTGQSHLRREDVPPGVHVLPNDDLDTPTLPKVERARQLALPLVHQPWPRVEAGLKALLADDQLPPLEQVPVSPSGEAFPRDFLQQLQALCIRTPTYGTRSSAIVALAPGRVGHYLASDTPPDQGPWRDVTALLDAPRPPA from the coding sequence ATGTGCACCCTCGTCATTCTTCGCCAGGTCCACCCGGAGTGGCCGCTGGTGCTCGCGGCCAACCGGGATGAGTTCTTCGCTCGCCCGGCGACGGGCCCCCAGGTCCTGCTGGAGTCTCCCCGCGCCGTGGGGGGACGAGACGTGGAGCGCGGAGGGACCTGGATGGGTGTCACTAACGAAGGGCTCTTCGTCGGACTGACGAACCAGCGCGGGGGACGGATACAGGGCTCGGCCCCCCGCTCGCGGGGAGAGGTGGTGCTCAAGGCCCTCCAGGCGGGCGGCGTCGAGGCCATCGAGCGCTACCTGGACACCCTCTCCGGCGAGGACTTCCTCCCCTTCAACCTCCTCTACGGCGATGCCCGCACCCTCCGGGTCGCGTACGCCCGGACCGGCCAGTCGCACCTGCGACGCGAGGACGTCCCGCCCGGCGTCCACGTCCTGCCCAATGACGACCTGGACACCCCCACCCTGCCCAAGGTCGAACGGGCAAGGCAGCTGGCCCTGCCGCTGGTGCATCAGCCCTGGCCCCGCGTCGAAGCGGGCCTGAAGGCCCTGTTGGCGGACGACCAGCTCCCTCCGCTGGAGCAGGTGCCCGTGTCACCCTCGGGGGAGGCGTTCCCGCGCGACTTCCTCCAGCAGCTCCAGGCGCTGTGCATCCGCACGCCCACCTACGGCACGCGCTCCTCCGCCATCGTCGCGCTCGCGCCGGGGCGCGTGGGTCACTACCTGGCGAGCGACACGCCCCCGGACCAGGGCCCGTGGCGCGACGTCACGGCGTTGCTTGATGCGCCGCGTCCTCCGGCCTGA
- a CDS encoding AraC family ligand binding domain-containing protein: protein MAMEWDGYATAQVWRPESYPGLVLYRVRGRASSQALHVHDELQLTLDAGHLQEVSCGGSRLTAPPGSLVVIPPGEVHALRAEGGRPGVLYGMLVPTVFLTLGAGPLAAGEEAAPREEPLLGGGAVLDDPEVARDFVALHRALRVPGPVVEPRFWTLLSSLLSRLGVGRVVLRPEDAAHQATP from the coding sequence ATGGCGATGGAGTGGGACGGGTATGCGACGGCGCAGGTCTGGCGCCCGGAGTCGTACCCGGGGTTGGTGCTGTACCGCGTGAGGGGTCGAGCGTCTTCCCAGGCACTTCATGTCCATGACGAGCTCCAGCTCACGCTGGACGCGGGACATCTCCAGGAAGTGTCGTGTGGGGGCTCGCGGCTGACGGCTCCGCCGGGCAGCCTGGTGGTCATTCCTCCGGGTGAGGTCCACGCGTTGCGCGCGGAGGGAGGGCGCCCGGGAGTCCTGTACGGGATGCTGGTCCCGACTGTCTTCCTGACGTTGGGCGCGGGACCCCTGGCGGCTGGCGAGGAGGCGGCGCCTCGCGAAGAGCCGCTGCTGGGGGGCGGGGCGGTGCTCGATGATCCGGAGGTGGCTCGGGACTTCGTGGCGCTGCACCGGGCGCTGCGAGTCCCCGGGCCCGTGGTGGAGCCCCGGTTCTGGACCTTGTTGTCCTCGCTGCTGTCGCGCCTGGGCGTGGGGCGGGTCGTGCTCAGGCCGGAGGACGCGGCGCATCAAGCAACGCCGTGA